The Lutra lutra chromosome 7, mLutLut1.2, whole genome shotgun sequence genome segment TGACGCCGGCGCCCAGCGGCGCCCGCACGCTGGCCGTGCTGCCGTACGAGCGGGTCTTGGTGCGGGCCAGACTCAGCGACAGCTCGGCCTCCTCGGACTCGGAGCCCGAGCGCGAGCGCGGCGGCGGCGAGGGGGCCGAGGGCCGGGGCGCCCGGGGACCGCCTTCCCGCAGGGACAGCGCGGGCGACGAATCCGCCATGGGTCCCGCGGAGGCCGCCAGGTCGCGAAGCTCGCCAAGGGGGCGGCGCCTTGTGCGCCGccgcctcttcttcctcctcagaggGGCTGCGGCGGGCCGTTTCGCAGGGGCGGCGGGCTGGAGGCCGCGACGGGGAGCTGCGGGCCGGGCATGGCGAGCGCCCCCCTCCTGCGAGTCCCGCCTTCCCCGGGCGCACCTGCAAGCGGAAGAGCAAGACGAGATCCCGCAGCCGCCGGGCCGAGCGCCGCGGCTCCACCCTGCTCGCGGGTGCGGGGCAGGCCCTGCGGTGCGGGGAAACGGGGCGCGCTACCGCCCGCGGCCGCGGGGGCTAAGGGGGGGCCCACCCTCAGGCGTCCTCGGCGCAGCGGAACCCTGCGGCACACCCGCAGATGCTAGTGagagccctgcccccaccacggCGAAACACCAGAgcttccctctgcttcctttaTCGATTCCCCAGCAGGCGCCCGCTTTCTCAGACCTCCAAGCTCTCCCACGAAGGgtacttccctccccccacccgacTACCCTGATGACCTCAAAGTCCACGTCACAGAAAACATTAAGGCCATTAAGCACACAGTTTCTCCAGGCCCATCTCAACAGCCAGGAGGGTCCGGCCTTTCAACGTTACAGCAGGAGGGATAGGCCTTTGAACATTACACCAGGTGGGTCACCTCCAACCAACACTCCAGCTCTTTGGATTTCACTCCTTACTGCACACCCGTGCCAAACTGAATCCTGACCTGCCTGGAACGAGTGACCGGTTACGGTCAATTCTCCGGGGTCACTAGCTACATCCCATTCTCATGGCTCACTAAAATTTACTATCTGCACCCATCCTTTTTTTTACCCATTTCCTCTTTAAGACGCTGAAATCATAACTCCACAAAGTATTATCATTAAATCCACGGTTGACCTCATCTGTGTTCTTCATCTGAACACTTCCTCCTCAGCATGCTGGCTTCTGACAGTATTCTCCACAGAGTGGGTATGCATTTACTAGAGGCTGCCGCCACGATTTCTGTTGTACTCTGGACAGCTCTACAACAGGAGGTACCCAATATGCAAGTCAGGAGACTGGAAGTTTAATTCATTGGCTGAAGTTTCTCTGTGTCGCAGAGCTGGACAGAGGCAAAGGCACTAGAGCTTGGAGACACCACAAAGGATGGTAGAGAAGCAAGTGGTCCTCACATCACCCTCCCACTCAAAAATTCTTCAATGGCTCCATGTGGACAGCAGCATTAACACAACTCACATTGGCACCTAAagtattctttctatttttattatccaTGCACTGGTCATATCCCATCTACAACTTCTCCTGAACGCATCCCGCCAGACAGAACCAGTTGAACCTGCCCCTCTTGCCGACCTTCCTGTGTGCATACGCTATACACACCCCACCTATAATGCTACTCTTCTatatcctgtctttttttttaatttaaggccCATCCCAAATGATACATCCTCCAAGAAATCTTTCCTGATTCTTGCCATGTGTCTTCCTCCCTTAGCCACCCAATCGTTATTGTTTCTCCACTGAACCCCAAGGCAGTTGGTACCTCTTGTTTAGCACTTGTGTTTTGTATCGTGTACTTATTGCCTCTACATGTTCTCCAGTGAGGCATAACTAGATTTTACTCATCTTTTTAGCACCAGCAGTGCTTAGCCCAGAGCCTTCAATAAAGCATCAAAAGTAGCTGAATGAAGGTGTGGTAAAAAGATCCCAAAAGCTAAATTAGATTATTTAGCAAGACTGTGCCATACATGAACTCTTGAGTGGTAACCATTGTGCCCATCCCAGGAACtataagagagaaagaatcccctAGTTTCAATATATTATGAGATCAGGAAATACTTTAAGAAATTGTCCTCAAAGAATTCACAACCTAGTATTGAGAGCGCATATACCATGTCTTCCAGTGAGGAAAAGTTTACAAGAActggaagtttttatttaaagagtaaTGAACTGGGTTATGAGAGGTGTGATTTGGTGCTCTTTGGGAAAAGTTCAATGATCAATTAATTGGGGAAACACTAACGAGCTATATTTCCCTTTCGGAGGTTCACAATGCACATTAGAATACTGAAGGTTCTAGAAGGCCTATAGTAAACTAAGCTATTAGGTTTGGCTTAACAATGTATTTCCCAAACTCATTTGACCACAGAACCCCTCTTTCTCAGTATTTTAGCAGTTTGGGTAGTGCTAAATTAAAGGGGTGAAACACAAGCCTATATAAGAAACCAGGAAGACGACTTGAGAAATCAGAGAATACCAAAAGATAGAAGAGTTGGTACCTAAAATAAGGGATAGAAAATGAGCCAGTTGGAAAAAGGTTAGGTGATGATCACTtaattacattataaaatgaCCAAGGCCTctgtaaaaatgcaaaaaaaaaaaaaaaagtaccaccaAAAATAGAGATTCAAAAGCCATCCCATCCCCCTTTCATAAGGATAAGTTTCTAAGCTGTCCTCAGTTATTTCCAACTTTTCCTCCCTTAAGAAATCCTGGATCATAAAACACCTCCAAAACAGTTATAAAATGCTCTGAAATAAAGCTTACacaattttcagaattttctccatGATTCCTCTTTAAGATCTTCACTAGAATTTCCTATAGATTTCAGGAATTAATCAGCTTGAATTAATACTTAATTGATATTTTATAGTTAGGGTCCTTTGTGAGGTATTTTCCTTAGTTACTGGGGTTATTTCCAAATAGTTAATCTTCCTTTAAGTTTTATATTGAATTCTCTATAATCTAAATAATGTAAGTCAATATCTACAATTTATGGGTTAGAATgaagttttttaaaggttttatttatttatttgacagaaagagagagagcacaagcagggggagcagcaggcagagggagaggggagaccagggagcccgatgtgggtctcaatcccaagaccttgagatcatgacctgagccaaaggcagatgctcaactgactgagccgcccaggcaccccaagaatgaaCTTCAATATTGGTGTTTTGTGTATCTACATATAACACAGAGCAAACCTCACAATTAATAGTGAAGCATTAGAAGCATctccttcaggggtgcctgggtggctcagttggttaagtgtctgacacttgatctcaggttgagcattgggccccatgctgggcatggagcctactttaaaaataaataaataaaaataaataaacaaaaataaaacaaaaacagcggggcgcctgggtggctcggtgcgttaaaccctctgccttcaactccagTCATGTTCATGGTTCGACTCCAGAATCACAAATGTATGAGAACTCATCCATGACACAGGGAGCACTGCAGATCGCTGGGGAATGTTGTATGAAATACATGATGTCAGGACAAAGGGTCATCCACATGGTAGACCTCTATCTCCTACCATACACAAAATCTAATTTCTGATGGATTACAGACTTCAAGATGAAAGATAAAACTCCTTAAACCTACAGAAGAATATATAGAAGTTATCTATATGATCCCAGGATAAGAAAATAcctctttaggggcacctgggtggctcggtgggttcatcctctgccttcagctcaggtcatgatcccagggtcctgggatcgagccccacatcaggctctctgctcaacagggagcctgcttccctctctctctgcctgcctctctgcctccttgtgatctctctctctgtcaaataaataaataaaataaaattaaaaaaaaaaaagaaaatacctcttTAGCAAGACAAAAAAGCATTCTTCATAAAGAAGATGGGTAAGCatgacaattttaaaattcagaacttTTGCTAACAAAAAGATacctgaaagaaaaattaaattagaaactagaagaaaatacaggcgTCCCAGGAAACAAGAATACTTGACTGGAATCTTTGATTTATACTTTATCATTCGAACTCCAGCTAACTTTTATGTGAAAATCAGGAACCAAACAGATTCTGAAATCTGGGTATTCTTCCTTATTTTAACTCAGCTATCTGAGCTTAAAAACTGCATAAACACTGATAAAAAGGAATGTTTTATTTGCAACACACACAACCAACTGCACgttaatatctagaatatttGAAAAGCTAATTCCTAcataacaaaaagagaaaaacaaataacccgATGGCAAAACTAGAATTTTACAGAGGAATAATGATCCAAGTGTtgactaaaaatatgaaaaatgcttAACCTCATTAATAGTCAGAAAAATTCACCTTAAGGTCACAAAGAATAACCATTTTACATTCACCAGGctgggaaaaaattaagtttggCAAGACCAGTTACTGGTGAAGATAAGAATTctatgcagtaaaaaaaaaaaaaaaaaaaaagaattctatgcAGTGATGGAACAAGTACAATTGGTACaactattttgaaaaacactCCGCCGTTATCTTGCAAAACTGCACATGTTCATTCTTACTAACCAGATATTCCAATAGTAGAAACTGTATATGTTCTATTGAAAACCTTGCACCTACACACCAGGAAAGGTGTGAGAATGTCCATTGTTCAGAAtaacaaaaaactggaaacaattatTCAagagtagaataaataaattgtgctaAGAGCTTCTTTGAGAAACAGTTCACATGCCATACAATTCAtctatttaaatgtgtttttttgtatatttgtattacACCacctttttaaattgtggtaaaatacatataaaaataaaattaacaatttaaaccattttttaaaagattttatttttaagtaggctctacatgCAATGTGGGGTCtgaatcaagagttgcatgctctaccaactaagccagccaggtgccccccacttttacctttttttttttttttaagattttatttatttattggacagacagagatcacaagcaggcagagaggcaggcagagagagaaggggaagcaggcttcccactgagcagagagcctggcacagggctcaatcccaggaccctgggaccatgacccgagagccgaaggcagaggctttttttttttttttttaaattatttatttatttgacagagagagatcacaaggaggcagagaggcaggctccctgctgagcagagagcccgatgtggggcttgatcccaggaccctgggatcatgacctgagccgaaggcagaggctttaacccactgagccacccaggcgccccgacttttaCCTTTATTAAGTATACAATTTAGTAGCACTaattacattcacagtgttgtgcaaccatcaccaccagtttgtttcccaaaactttttttattaacttCAAACAGAAACTTAATAGCTaagcaataactccccattcctgcCTCCTCAGTCCCTAGTAACCTCTAATTTACCTTCTGTCtgtatgaatttgcctattctaaatatttcatgagtagaaacttaaaatatttgcccttttgtgtctggcttattttacttagcataatgtcctcaaggttcacctgtattgtagcatgtatcagaacatCATTCTGAttaacctagagggtattatgctaaataacATAAATCAGACTaagacaaataacataaaatttcccTTATATGcgggatcttaaaaaaaatagaagaaaaatagagaactggtggttgctagaaaggtgggagtgggggtatgggtgaaataggtaaaggggattaggaagtacaaatttccagttataaagtaaacaAGTAACTACACTTCTCACAGTGAACACTgagtatagaattgttgaatcatgatgttgtacacctgaaactaatataacattggcAACTACCTTTCAataataaaagtctttttaaaagaacatttctttttatggttgaatgatattccattgtatggatatatcacattttgtttgcccgttcatctgttgatgaacacttgggttgtttacagcttttggctattgtaaataatgctgcaaagaacatTGATATGTAAGTATCTGTTCAAGTACTTGCTTTCAATTTCTTTGGACAGATACTctcaagtggaattgctgggtcatactgTAATTCTATTTAGCTTTTTCAGAAATCACCAAACTATTTCCCACCTCctttgcaccattttacattctcactggTTATGTGTGAGGGTCCCAAATtccccacatctttgccaacaaatatttttccctaggttgtggcttgctttttcattcttttaacagtgtctttctcAAAGCAGAAGTTTTCAACTTTAATCAAGGGCaacttaccaatttttttctttcatgggtcTGCTGGTGGTGGTGTATCTAAAAAGGCCTTGCCAATTTCAAAGTTACCtacattttctcctatgttatcttctagaagttttatagtttatgttttgtatttagtctatgatccattttgagttaatttttgtgaagagcaGAAAGTCTGAACTTAGATCTACTCTTTTGCAATGTGGGtgtccaattgttccagcacaatttgttgaaaaaactactCTTTCTTCATcaaattttctttgcttcttgtcAAAGATGAGTTAACCATGTTTgggtgagtctatttctggggtctctattctgttccactgatctatttgtctttCAGCAATGCCACACTGTCTTGATAACAgaagctttatagtaagtcttgaagttgggtagtgtGAATCCTTTGACTTTGTTCATCGGTATTGTATTGGctattctgtcttttgtttttccatatgaatttagaAATCAGTTCATTGACATCTACAAAATCACTTGCTGGGatttttgattgggattgcactgaatctatagatcaacttgggaagaattgacatccTAACAACATTGAgttttcctatccatgaacatgaaatatctcTCCATTATTTAGaacttccttgatttctttcatcgggagttttgttgttttctcttatagagttattatataaatatctaatctaagtatttttctttctttgctttattgGGGGTGGGAGTACTAATGTAAATGgtgttgcattttttaatttcaagttccaattataggaaagcaattgatttttgtgtattaacCTTGTATCTACAACCTTGttataatcatttattagttccagggtttgtttgttttcaatgaTTTTTTGGGATTTTCTACACAGACAATTATATCTTCTATGAACAAAGacggttttattttttctttatcaatctTTATACACATTTCACCCAACCCTGCTTGTCTTACTACATAAACTAGAGCTTTTAGTCAATGTTGAACAGAAATGGCAAGAGGAGACAACATTGCCCAGTTTCTGATCTTAGGGAGAAAGTATCTCCCttctcatcattaagtatgatgtcaTCTGTAGAGTTTTTATGGCTGTTGTTTATCATATTAAGGAAGTTCCCCTTTATTCCTgttttgctgggagattttttatcataaatgaatgttggattttgccaaatgcttttcctgtaCCTATTgatatgattatatgattatttttctttagccTCTTCATTtaatggattacattaattgattttttgaatgttaaaacagacttgcatacctggaataaaaTCCCACTTAATGCATAATTCTTGTTATACATTGTTGAATTTAatctattaacattttattgaagatttttgcatcattttcatgggagatattggcctgtaattttcctttcttttaatgtcttttgtCTTGTTATTAGGGTGATGCTTGGTCTAATAGAACAAGTTAGGAAGTATTCACTGcacttctattttctggaagacatTACAGAGAATTggtatcatttctttttcaaatgcttgGTAGAACTCAGAGTGAATCTAGGCCATGCTAAAACTAATAAAGActatagcagaaataaattaaatggagactagaaaaacagtagagaaaacaaagaaaactaaaagttggctct includes the following:
- the LYSMD2 gene encoding lysM and putative peptidoglycan-binding domain-containing protein 2 isoform X2 is translated as MKNTDEVNRGFNDNTLWSYDFSVLKRKWVRPGKAGLAGGGRSPCPARSSPSRPPARRPCETARRSPSEEEEEAAAHKAPPPWRASRPGGLRGTHGGFVARAVPAGRRSPGAPALGPLAAAALALGLRVRGGRAVAESGPHQDPLVRQHGQRAGAAGRRRHRAPCGAPGPRRRYAAGHRAQVRSHDGTD